The Sebastes umbrosus isolate fSebUmb1 chromosome 19, fSebUmb1.pri, whole genome shotgun sequence genome has a segment encoding these proteins:
- the dnajc21 gene encoding dnaJ homolog subfamily C member 21 isoform X1: MKCHYEILGVKRDAGDDDLKKAYRKLALKWHPDKNLDNSDDAAEQFKLIQAAYDVLSDPQERAWYDNHRDALMKGGVSGDYEDDSIDLLQYFTVTCYSGFGDDEKGFYAVYRNLFESIVKEEMEQGKVDDEEDEEFPPFGDSQSDYDSVTHVFYGYWQSFCTRKNFAWKEEYDTRQASNRWEKRAMEKDNKKTREKARKERNELVRQLVAFVRKRDRRVLAHRKLVEEQNAEKIKKVEELRRKQKLSQAKLAEEYKEQSWAAMSELEKELQQIEAQYGEEFGDASESEEEENSEEGGDADQPDGDELTIDDYYDDLYCPACDKSFKSDKAMKNHEKSKKHREMVALLRQQLKEEEESLGLNGKEGRAEENGQEDDEEEDEEEDKPRQKLSKKQKRKKKQQKVVQQSAPAVEEVEEEEEKPIPTACEEDAPEKSEDTTEPEKQDDPPPTEVKSSSGKTKGKKGGGKDKPKSVKSNTAEEQIPEKEVNLRCVTCDTEFSTRNKLFDHLKSSGHSIALSANAPHCSVNKSKKDKKKNR; the protein is encoded by the exons ATGAAGTGTCACTACGAAATATTGGGTGTGAAACGAGACGCAGGAGACGATGATCTGAAGAAAGCTTATCGAAAATTAGCATTGAAGTGGCATCCAG ATAAAAACTTGGACAATTCTGACGACGCGGCGGAGCAGTTTAAGCTGATTCAGGCAGCTTATGATGTCCTGAGTGATCCGCAGGAGAGAGCTTG GTATGACAATCACAGGGATGCTCTGATGAAAGGAGGAGTCAGTGGAGATTATGAAGATGACAGCATTGACCTTCTGCAGTACTTCACGGTCACCTGCTACTCCGGCTTTGGAGATGACGAGAAG GGCTTTTACGCAGTCTACAGGAATCTCTTTGAGTCCATCGTTaaggaggagatggagcagGGCAAGGTGGACgatgaagaagatgaggagTTTCCTCCCTTTGGAGACTCTCAGAGTGACTATGATAGC GTGACGCACGTGTTTTACGGCTACTGGCAGAGCTTCTGCACTCGTAAAAACTTCGCCTGGAAGGAGGAATACGACACGAGGCAGGCCTCCAACCGCTGGGAGAAAAGGGCCATGGAGAAGGACAACAAGAAGACCAGAGAGAAGGCTCGAAAGGAGCGCAACGAGCTTGTGCGACAACTCGTCGCTTTCGTCCGCAAGCGCGACCGCCGCGTGCTGGCCCACAGGAAGTTGGTGGAAGAGCAGAACGCCGAGAAGATCAAGAAGGTGGAGGAGCTGAGGCGGAAGCAGAAGCTCAGCCAGGCCAA ACTGGCAGAGGAGTACAAGGAGCAGAGCTGGGCGGCCATGTCTGAACTGgagaaggagctgcagcagataGAGGCTCAGTATGGAGAGGAGTTTGGAGATGCATCAGAgagtgaggaagaagagaacagcgaagagggaggag ATGCAGACCAGCCTGATGGAGACGAACTGACAATTGATGACTATTATGATGATCTGTACTGCCCAGCCTGTGACAAATCCTTCAAATCAGATAAAGC tatgaaaaatcatgaaaaatcCAAAAAGCATCGGGAGATGGTGGCGTTGCTACGGCAACAGctgaaggaagaagaggagtccCTCGGTCTGAACGGAAAGGAGGGAAGAGCAGAGGAAAATGGACAGGAAGACgacgaggaggaagacgaggaggaagacAAGCCTAGACAAAA GCTGTCCAAGAagcaaaagaggaaaaagaagcaGCAGAAAGTAGTACAG CAGAGTGCTCCAGCggtggaggaagtggaggaggaagaggagaaaccAATACCGACCGCCTGCGAGGAAGATGCCCCCGAGAAGTCAGAGGACACTACAGAGCCTGAGAAGCAGGACGATCCACCTCCCACAGAAGTCAAAAG CAGCTCTGGGAagacaaaaggaaagaaaggaggaggaaaagacaaaCCGAAGAGTGTCAAGTCAAACACGGCAGAAGAACAGATTCCTGAG AAGGAAGTAAACCTCCGCTGTGTGACCTGCGACACAGAGTTCTCCACAAGAAACAAGTTGTTCGACCATCTGAAGAGCAGCGGTCACTCCATCGCTCTCTCCGCAAATGCTCCTCACTGCTCCGTGAACAAGAGcaaaaaagacaagaagaagaacagatAG
- the dnajc21 gene encoding dnaJ homolog subfamily C member 21 isoform X3 — protein MKCHYEILGVKRDAGDDDLKKAYRKLALKWHPDKNLDNSDDAAEQFKLIQAAYDVLSDPQERAWYDNHRDALMKGGVSGDYEDDSIDLLQYFTVTCYSGFGDDEKGFYAVYRNLFESIVKEEMEQGKVDDEEDEEFPPFGDSQSDYDSVTHVFYGYWQSFCTRKNFAWKEEYDTRQASNRWEKRAMEKDNKKTREKARKERNELVRQLVAFVRKRDRRVLAHRKLVEEQNAEKIKKVEELRRKQKLSQAKLAEEYKEQSWAAMSELEKELQQIEAQYGEEFGDASESEEEENSEEGGDADQPDGDELTIDDYYDDLYCPACDKSFKSDKAMKNHEKSKKHREMVALLRQQLKEEEESLGLNGKEGRAEENGQEDDEEEDEEEDKPRQKLSKKQKRKKKQQKVVQSAPAVEEVEEEEEKPIPTACEEDAPEKSEDTTEPEKQDDPPPTEVKSSSGKTKGKKGGGKDKPKSVKSNTAEEQIPEKEVNLRCVTCDTEFSTRNKLFDHLKSSGHSIALSANAPHCSVNKSKKDKKKNR, from the exons ATGAAGTGTCACTACGAAATATTGGGTGTGAAACGAGACGCAGGAGACGATGATCTGAAGAAAGCTTATCGAAAATTAGCATTGAAGTGGCATCCAG ATAAAAACTTGGACAATTCTGACGACGCGGCGGAGCAGTTTAAGCTGATTCAGGCAGCTTATGATGTCCTGAGTGATCCGCAGGAGAGAGCTTG GTATGACAATCACAGGGATGCTCTGATGAAAGGAGGAGTCAGTGGAGATTATGAAGATGACAGCATTGACCTTCTGCAGTACTTCACGGTCACCTGCTACTCCGGCTTTGGAGATGACGAGAAG GGCTTTTACGCAGTCTACAGGAATCTCTTTGAGTCCATCGTTaaggaggagatggagcagGGCAAGGTGGACgatgaagaagatgaggagTTTCCTCCCTTTGGAGACTCTCAGAGTGACTATGATAGC GTGACGCACGTGTTTTACGGCTACTGGCAGAGCTTCTGCACTCGTAAAAACTTCGCCTGGAAGGAGGAATACGACACGAGGCAGGCCTCCAACCGCTGGGAGAAAAGGGCCATGGAGAAGGACAACAAGAAGACCAGAGAGAAGGCTCGAAAGGAGCGCAACGAGCTTGTGCGACAACTCGTCGCTTTCGTCCGCAAGCGCGACCGCCGCGTGCTGGCCCACAGGAAGTTGGTGGAAGAGCAGAACGCCGAGAAGATCAAGAAGGTGGAGGAGCTGAGGCGGAAGCAGAAGCTCAGCCAGGCCAA ACTGGCAGAGGAGTACAAGGAGCAGAGCTGGGCGGCCATGTCTGAACTGgagaaggagctgcagcagataGAGGCTCAGTATGGAGAGGAGTTTGGAGATGCATCAGAgagtgaggaagaagagaacagcgaagagggaggag ATGCAGACCAGCCTGATGGAGACGAACTGACAATTGATGACTATTATGATGATCTGTACTGCCCAGCCTGTGACAAATCCTTCAAATCAGATAAAGC tatgaaaaatcatgaaaaatcCAAAAAGCATCGGGAGATGGTGGCGTTGCTACGGCAACAGctgaaggaagaagaggagtccCTCGGTCTGAACGGAAAGGAGGGAAGAGCAGAGGAAAATGGACAGGAAGACgacgaggaggaagacgaggaggaagacAAGCCTAGACAAAA GCTGTCCAAGAagcaaaagaggaaaaagaagcaGCAGAAAGTAGTACAG AGTGCTCCAGCggtggaggaagtggaggaggaagaggagaaaccAATACCGACCGCCTGCGAGGAAGATGCCCCCGAGAAGTCAGAGGACACTACAGAGCCTGAGAAGCAGGACGATCCACCTCCCACAGAAGTCAAAAG CAGCTCTGGGAagacaaaaggaaagaaaggaggaggaaaagacaaaCCGAAGAGTGTCAAGTCAAACACGGCAGAAGAACAGATTCCTGAG AAGGAAGTAAACCTCCGCTGTGTGACCTGCGACACAGAGTTCTCCACAAGAAACAAGTTGTTCGACCATCTGAAGAGCAGCGGTCACTCCATCGCTCTCTCCGCAAATGCTCCTCACTGCTCCGTGAACAAGAGcaaaaaagacaagaagaagaacagatAG
- the dnajc21 gene encoding dnaJ homolog subfamily C member 21 isoform X2, with product MKCHYEILGVKRDAGDDDLKKAYRKLALKWHPDKNLDNSDDAAEQFKLIQAAYDVLSDPQERAWYDNHRDALMKGGVSGDYEDDSIDLLQYFTVTCYSGFGDDEKGFYAVYRNLFESIVKEEMEQGKVDDEEDEEFPPFGDSQSDYDSVTHVFYGYWQSFCTRKNFAWKEEYDTRQASNRWEKRAMEKDNKKTREKARKERNELVRQLVAFVRKRDRRVLAHRKLVEEQNAEKIKKVEELRRKQKLSQAKLAEEYKEQSWAAMSELEKELQQIEAQYGEEFGDASESEEEENSEEGGDADQPDGDELTIDDYYDDLYCPACDKSFKSDKAMKNHEKSKKHREMVALLRQQLKEEEESLGLNGKEGRAEENGQEDDEEEDEEEDKPRQKLSKKQKRKKKQQKVVQQSAPAVEEVEEEEEKPIPTACEEDAPEKSEDTTEPEKQDDPPPTEVKSSGKTKGKKGGGKDKPKSVKSNTAEEQIPEKEVNLRCVTCDTEFSTRNKLFDHLKSSGHSIALSANAPHCSVNKSKKDKKKNR from the exons ATGAAGTGTCACTACGAAATATTGGGTGTGAAACGAGACGCAGGAGACGATGATCTGAAGAAAGCTTATCGAAAATTAGCATTGAAGTGGCATCCAG ATAAAAACTTGGACAATTCTGACGACGCGGCGGAGCAGTTTAAGCTGATTCAGGCAGCTTATGATGTCCTGAGTGATCCGCAGGAGAGAGCTTG GTATGACAATCACAGGGATGCTCTGATGAAAGGAGGAGTCAGTGGAGATTATGAAGATGACAGCATTGACCTTCTGCAGTACTTCACGGTCACCTGCTACTCCGGCTTTGGAGATGACGAGAAG GGCTTTTACGCAGTCTACAGGAATCTCTTTGAGTCCATCGTTaaggaggagatggagcagGGCAAGGTGGACgatgaagaagatgaggagTTTCCTCCCTTTGGAGACTCTCAGAGTGACTATGATAGC GTGACGCACGTGTTTTACGGCTACTGGCAGAGCTTCTGCACTCGTAAAAACTTCGCCTGGAAGGAGGAATACGACACGAGGCAGGCCTCCAACCGCTGGGAGAAAAGGGCCATGGAGAAGGACAACAAGAAGACCAGAGAGAAGGCTCGAAAGGAGCGCAACGAGCTTGTGCGACAACTCGTCGCTTTCGTCCGCAAGCGCGACCGCCGCGTGCTGGCCCACAGGAAGTTGGTGGAAGAGCAGAACGCCGAGAAGATCAAGAAGGTGGAGGAGCTGAGGCGGAAGCAGAAGCTCAGCCAGGCCAA ACTGGCAGAGGAGTACAAGGAGCAGAGCTGGGCGGCCATGTCTGAACTGgagaaggagctgcagcagataGAGGCTCAGTATGGAGAGGAGTTTGGAGATGCATCAGAgagtgaggaagaagagaacagcgaagagggaggag ATGCAGACCAGCCTGATGGAGACGAACTGACAATTGATGACTATTATGATGATCTGTACTGCCCAGCCTGTGACAAATCCTTCAAATCAGATAAAGC tatgaaaaatcatgaaaaatcCAAAAAGCATCGGGAGATGGTGGCGTTGCTACGGCAACAGctgaaggaagaagaggagtccCTCGGTCTGAACGGAAAGGAGGGAAGAGCAGAGGAAAATGGACAGGAAGACgacgaggaggaagacgaggaggaagacAAGCCTAGACAAAA GCTGTCCAAGAagcaaaagaggaaaaagaagcaGCAGAAAGTAGTACAG CAGAGTGCTCCAGCggtggaggaagtggaggaggaagaggagaaaccAATACCGACCGCCTGCGAGGAAGATGCCCCCGAGAAGTCAGAGGACACTACAGAGCCTGAGAAGCAGGACGATCCACCTCCCACAGAAGTCAAAAG CTCTGGGAagacaaaaggaaagaaaggaggaggaaaagacaaaCCGAAGAGTGTCAAGTCAAACACGGCAGAAGAACAGATTCCTGAG AAGGAAGTAAACCTCCGCTGTGTGACCTGCGACACAGAGTTCTCCACAAGAAACAAGTTGTTCGACCATCTGAAGAGCAGCGGTCACTCCATCGCTCTCTCCGCAAATGCTCCTCACTGCTCCGTGAACAAGAGcaaaaaagacaagaagaagaacagatAG
- the bxdc2 gene encoding ribosome biogenesis protein BRX1 homolog produces the protein MSAFKRKRGRQAANAKKAKKAKFVADGGEAAVQAGEEQKNEVTVPAPVSMGKWTNKERVLIFSSRGINFRTRHLMQDLRTLMPHSKADTKMDRKDKLFIINEVCEIKNCNKCLFFEAKKKQDLYMWIANSPHGPSAKFLVQNIHTLAELKMTGNCLKGSRPLLSFDPKFDKEPHFALLKELFTQTFSTPRYHPKSQPFVDHVITFTIADNRIWFRNYQIIEEDASLVEVGPRFVLNLIKIFQGSFGGPTLFENPEFTSPNMHRREIRLAAAARVREKQMVKEMQKMKRAEAKEEVTRDVTADVFLTPADEKPVSIQTEAPAPKVVKKNKHKAFKRQRMARR, from the exons ATGTCGGCGTTCAAGAGAAAACGTGGAAGACAAGCTGCTAATGCTAAAAAGGCAAAGAAAGCGAAATTTGTCGCAGATGGAGGTGAAGCAGCGGTACAAGCTGGAGAGGAGCAGAAGAATGAAGTCACAGTTCCAGCACCGGTTTCTATG GGTAAATGGACCAACAAGGAAAGGGTTCTCATTTTCTCCTCAAGAGGCATCAACTTCAGAACAAGACACTTGATGCAAGACCTGAGGACCTTGATGCCTCACTCAAAAGCAG ATACAAAAATGGACAGAAAGGACAAGTTGTTTATTATTAACGAG gtgtgtgaaataaaaaactGCAACAAATGCCTCTTTTTTGAGGCCAAGAAGAAGCAGGACCTCTATATGTG GATAGCAAACAGCCCTCATGGACCATCTGCAAAGTTTCTGGTTCAAAACA TTCACACACTGGCTGAACTCAAGATGACAGGAAACTGCCTCAAAGGATCCAGACCGCTGCTGTCATTCGATCCT AAATTTGACAAGGAGCCCCACTTTGCTTTACTGAAGGAGCTCTTCACTCAG ACATTTTCCACCCCACGCTACCACCCCAAGAGTCAGCCTTTTGTGGACCATGTCATCACATTCACCATTGCAGACAACAGGATATGGTTTAGAAACTACCAG ATCATCGAGGAGGATGCCTCTTTAGTGGAGGTTGGCCCTCGCTTTGTTCTCAACCTCATCAAGATCTTTCAGGGGAGCTTTGGAGGGCCTACGCTCTTTGAAAACCCAGAGTTCACATCTCCTAACATG CACCGGCGAGAGATCCGACTGGCGGCAGCGGCCAGAGTGCGCGAGAAGCAAATGGTGAAGGAGATGCAGAAGATGAAGAGGGCCGAAGCGAAGGAGGAAGTGACCAGAGACGTCACGGCCGACGTCTTCCTGACACCGGCCGATGAGAAGCCCGTTTCCATTCAGACAGAAGCACCCGCGCCGAAAGTGGTGAAGaagaacaaacacaaagctttcaaAAGGCAAAGGATGGCTCGCAGGTAA
- the rad1 gene encoding cell cycle checkpoint protein RAD1 codes for MPLSTQSQGDDEQYVLVASLDNARNLSNILKAITFKDHAIFSATPNGLKVTVEDSKCLQANAFIQAEIFQEFTIREDSVGFQVNLTVLLDCLNIFGGSTAPGVSTALRMCYRGYGYPLTLFLEEGGVVTVCKINTQEPEEPVDFEFCSTNVTNKVILQSESLKEAFSELDMTSEVLQITMSPSQPYFRLSTFGNSGSAHYDYPKDSDMMELFKCDKTQTNRYKMSLLKPSTKALALSCKVSVRTDSRGFLSLQYLVRNDDGQICFVEYYCCPDEEVEEEEE; via the exons ATGCCTCTTTCAACCCAGTCGCAAGGAGACGATGAACAGTACGTTTTAGTGGCCAGTTTGGATAACGCTCGCAATCTGTCCAACATACTGAAAGCAATCACATTCAAAGACCATGCCATCTTCAGCGCCACACCCAATGGCCTGAAGGTCACTGTGGAGGACTCCAAATGTCTGCAAGCCAATGCCTTCATCCAG GCTGAGATCTTCCAAGAGTTCACCATAAGGGAAGATTCGGTGGGTTTCCAGGTCAACCTCACAGTTCTGCTGGACTGCCTCAATATCTTTGGGGGAAGCACAGCACCCG GAGTATCGACAGCCTTGCGGATGTGCTACAGGGGGTATGGTTACCCTCTGACCTTGTTCCTGGAGGAGGGTGGGGTAGTGACCGTGTGCAAGATCAACACCCAAGAACCAGAAGAGCCAGTTGACTTTGAGTTCTGCAGCACTAACGTCACAAACAAG GTGATCCTGCAGTCAGAGAGTCTGAAGGAAGCCTTCTCTGAGCTGGACATGACCAGTGAGGTGCTACAGATCACCATGTCCCCCAGCCAGCCATACTTTAG GTTGTCTACATTTGGGAACTCTGGAAGCGCCCATTATGATTATCCCAAAGACTCCGATATGATGGAGCTGTTCAAATGcgacaagacacaaaccaacag GTACAAGATGTCCCTGCTGAAGCCGTCCACCAAGGCCCTGGCTTTGTCCTGTAAAGTCTCAGTGAGGACAGACAGCCGGggcttcctctctctgcagtaCCTGGTCAGGAACGACGACGGACAGATCTGCTTCGTAGAATATTACTGTTGTCCTgacgaggaggtggaggaggaggaggagtga
- the LOC119477995 gene encoding UPF0729 protein C18orf32 homolog, whose translation MVCIPCIVIPVLLWVYKRFLEPFLYPFISPIINTFWTKKAVQETGASDQKVSEKSNGTCKPESNGEAIANGSTIAADKKTD comes from the exons ATGGTGTGCATTCCCTGTATTGTGATTCCTGTCCTGTTGTGGGTCTACAAGAGGTTCCTGGAGCCTTTCCTCTATCCCTTCATCTCACCAATTATTAACACATTCTGGACCAAAAAAGCGGTCCAGGAGACTGGCGCTAGTGACCAAAAAGTTAGCGAAAAGAGTAATGGGACTTGCAAG CCTGAAAGCAACGGTGAGGCCATTGCCAATGGATCCACTATAGCAGCAGACAAGAAGACAGACTGA
- the prkaa1 gene encoding 5'-AMP-activated protein kinase catalytic subunit alpha-1: MATEKQKHEGRVKIGHYILGDTLGVGTFGKVKVGQHELTKHQVAVKILNRQKIRSLDVVGKIRREIQNLKLFRHPHIIKLYQVISTPTDIFMVMEYVSGGELFDYICKNGKLDEKESRRLFQQIISAVDYCHRHMVVHRDLKPENVLLDAHMNAKIADFGLSNMMSDGEFLRTSCGSPNYAAPEVISGRLYAGPEVDIWSSGVILYALLCGTLPFDDDHVPTLFKKICDGIFFTPQYLNPAVISLLKHMLQVDPMKRATIKEIREDEWFKEGLPKYLFPEDPSYSNNMIDDEALKEVCEKFECTEEEVLACIYSRNHQDPLAVAYHLIIDNRRIMNEAKDFYLASSPPDSFLDDQHLTSSGAAVAIKPHPERVPFLLAETPPRPRHTLDELNPQKSKHQGVRRAKWHLGIRSQSRPNDIMSEVCRAMKQLDYEWKVVNPYYLRVKRKNPITGMQTKMSLQLYQVDSRTYLLDFRSIDDDMLETKSGTATPLRSGSVGNYRTTLKNDVDGADALATSSTVQPTKAAEGSLASSLTSSIDSTGGGETTTVPRPGSHTIEFFEMCANLIKLLAR, encoded by the exons ATGGCGacggaaaaacaaaaacatgaaggaAGAGTTAAAATTGGACATTATATTCTCGGAGACACACTCGGAGTGGGGACGTTTGGAAAGGTTAAAG TGGgccaacatgagctgaccaagcACCAAGTGGCCGTGAAGATCTTGAACAGGCAGAAGATCCGCAGTTTGGACGTGGTGGGAAAGATCCGCAGGGAGATCCAGAACCTCAAGCTTTTCAGGCATCCTCACATAATTAAACT GTATCAGGTTATTAGCACCCCTACAGATATCTTCATGGTGATGGAGTATGTCTCAGGAGGCGAGCTATTCGACTACATCTGCAAAAATGGAAAG TTGGATGAAAAGGAGAGTCGTCGGCTGTTCCAGCAGATTATTTCAGCAGTCGACTACTGCCACAGACACATGGTGGTGCACCGAGACCTCAAGCCTGAAAATGTGCTGCTTGACGCACACATGAATGCCAAGATTGCAGACTTTG GATTATCAAACATGATGTCAGATGGAGAGTTTCTGCGAACAAGCTGTGGTTCTCCAAACTATGCTGCTCCTGAGGTCATCTCAGGAAG GTTATATGCTGGTCCAGAGGTCGATATCTGGAGCAGTGGTGTCATTCTCTATGCCTTGTTGTGTGGGACGCTTCCCTTTGATGACGACCACGTGCCAACACTCTTTAAGAAGATCTGCGACGGGATCTTTTTCACGCCGCAGTATCTCAACCCTGCAGTAATAAGCCTCCTTAAACACATGCTGCAGGTGGACCCCATGAAAAGAGCCACCATCAAAGAGATCCG AGAGGATGAGTGGTTCAAAGAGGGCCTACCCAAGTACTTGTTCCCCGAGGATCCCTCCTACAGCAACAACATGATTGACGACGAGGCCCTGAAGGAGGTCTGTGAGAAGTTTGAGTGCACAGAGGAGGAGGTCCTGGCCTGCATATATAGTCGCAACCATCAGGATCCGTTGGCCGTCGCCTACCATCTCATCATTGACAATCGTCGCATCATGAATGAAGCCAAGGATTTCTACCTGGCGTCCAGCCCGCCCGACTCTTTTCTAGATGACCAGCACCTGACCTCGTCTGGTGCAGCTGTGGCTATCAAGCCCCACCCTGAGCGCGTACCCTTCCTCTTGGCGGAGACTCCTCCCCGGCCTCGTCACACACTGGACGAATTGAATCCCCAGAAGTCCAAGCACCAGGGTGTTAGAAGGGCCAAGTGGCACCTGGGTATCCGGAGTCAGAGTAGACCCAATGATATCATGTCAGAAGTGTGCCGTGCCATGAAACAGCTGGATTATGAGTGGAAG GTTGTGAATCCTTATTATCTACGTGTGAAAAGAAAGAATCCGATTACTGGGATGCAAACCAAGATGAGCCTTCAACTCTACCAGGTGGACAGTAGAACCTACCTCCTCGACTTCCGTAGCATAGACG ATGATATGTTGGAGACAAAATCTGGAACTGCCACCCCTCTCCGATCTGGATCTGTGGGCAACTACCGCACCACTCTTAAGAACGATGTAGACGGGGCAGATGCTCTGGCCACGTCTAGCACTGTGCAACCCACCAAGGCGGCAGAAGGCTCCTTAGCTTCATCGTTGACCTCATCCATCGACTCAACGGGAGGGGGAGAAACCACGACTGTCCCTCGACCAGGAAGCCACACCATTGAGTTCTTTGAGATGTGCGCGAACCTTATTAAACTACTTGCACGATAG
- the ttc33 gene encoding tetratricopeptide repeat protein 33, with translation MASFGWKRKVGEKVSKSVVQQFVAEAEKVAGDAAAGPSQDEDEEVEVDWLHAIKRRREILLEDCAAKSKRLKDEGAELVEHGRHWEAIKKLDEALQLTPDNPLLYEMKSQVLTILQEVFPAVKAAEMAVKFRPLWWEGWQTLGRSQLNLGEVDLAVKSFQVAIHLCPSERTLWQEDLEWAWRLQKQHLATKEKTRQEEETKKQILNAPELEQDYDFESDEVLAACVAVAERQSRLEELKRTAVVIDAEGNIKNVLTEEEGSEDAATPSQEQFVKVRGL, from the exons ATGGCTTCATTTGGCTGGAAGAGGAAAGTTGGTGAGAAGGTTTCAAAGTCAGTGGTGCAGCAGTTCGTGGCTGAGGCGGAGAAGGTTGctggagatgctgctgctggaccgagtcaggatgaggatgaggaggtggaggtggactGGCTGCACGCCATCAAACGACGGAGGGAGATCCTGCTGGAGGACTGTGCAGCCAAGAGCAAGAGGCTGAAGGATGAAGGTGCAGAGCTGGTTGAGCATGGCAG GCACTGGGAGGCCATTAAGAAGTTGGACGAGGCCCTCCAGCTGACCCCAGACAACCCACTACTGTATGAGATGAAGTCTCAG GTACTGACCATTTTGCAGGAAGTGTTTCCCGCCGTGAAGGCGGCAGAGATGGCCGTGAAGTTCCGCCCCCTGTGGTGGGAGGGCTGGCAGACTCTGGGCCGTTCCCAGCTCAACCTGGGAGAGGTGGACCTG GCCGTGAAGTCCTTCCAGGTTGCGATCCACCTGTGCCCATCGGAGCGCACCCTGTGGCAGGAAGACCTGGAGTGGGCATGGAGGTTACAGAAGCAGCATTTAGCAACCAAGGAGAAGACTCGGCAAGAGGAGGAGACCAAAAAGCAGATCCTCAATGCCCCCGAGCTGGAGCAGGACTATGACTTTGAGTCTGATGAGGTGTTGGCGGCCTGCGTGGCGGTTGCTGAGCGACAGTCGCGCCTTGAGGAGCTGAAGAGGACTGCCGTGGTCATAGACGCTGAGGGAAATATAAAAAACGTACTCACTGAGGAAGAGGGATCAGAGGATGCAGCAACACCTTCACAGGAACAGTTTGTCAAAGTAAGAGGACTTTGA